A genomic region of Fusarium falciforme chromosome 4, complete sequence contains the following coding sequences:
- a CDS encoding Glycine--tRNA ligase, translated as MTSTATTLKGQPLDKAVLESILRRRMFYTPSFEIYGGVGGLYDYGPPGCSLQANVIDVWRKHFILEEDMLEVDCTVLTPHEVLKTSGHVDKFADWMCKDPKNGEILRADHFVEAILEARLNGDKEARGQKVEDKEEDPKKKKKKAKTEAVKLDDAVVQEYQEVLARIDNYGGPELGELIKKYDLRNPATGLQPSEPVSFNLMFQTTIGPSSNYPGYLRPETAQGQFLNFAKLLEFNQSQMPFASASIGKSYRNEISPRAGLLRVREFLMAEIEHFVDPEGGKKHSRFHEVEDIELVLLDRHTQLSGKTETKTVKVGQAVKEGLVDNETLGYFLARIHLFMQKIGVDLSKMRFRQHMANEMAHYACDCWDCELFTTSGWIECVGCADRSAYDLSVHAKKTGAPLVVRERREEPLVIEEWQIDIEKKKFGPLFKKDAKTVEAALDATSQEQREQLAKELSETGSISIEVAGVGNGKVQIGKESIAIEFRKRVENTREFVPNVIEPSFGIGRILYSLMEHSFWTRASEGGDEARGVLSFPPTVAPTKVLLVPLSSNPQFKPLLKQLSQRLRTAGISSRVDDSSASIGKRYSRNDELGTPLGITIDFQTVQDGTVTLRDRDSTSQVRADQEKIIDAIRSLVEGEKSWSQIESELPKFEGQEVEVAAR; from the exons ATGACCTCCACCGCTACTACCCTCAAGGGCCAGCCCCTTGACAAGGCTGTCCTCGAGTCCATTCTCCGACGTCGCATGTTCTATACCCCCTCCTTCGAGATCTACGGCGGCGTTGGCGGTCTGTACGACTATGGCCCTCCTGGCTGCTCCCTCCAGGCCAACGTTATCGACGTCTGGCGCAAGCACTTCAttctcgaggaggacatgCTCGAGGTTGACTGCACTGTCTTGACTCCTCACGAGGTCCTCAAGACCAGTGGTCACGTCGACAAGTTCGCCGACTGGATGTGCAAGGACCCCAAGAACGGCGAGATTCTCCGAGCCGACCACTTCGTCGAGGCTATTCTCGAGGCTCGACTGAACGGCGACAAGGAGGCCCGTGGCCAAAAGgtggaggacaaggaggaggaccccaagaagaagaagaagaaggccaagacggaGGCTGTCAAACTCGACGATGCCGTCGTCCAGGAGTATCAGGAGGTCCTGGCCAGAATCGACAACTATGGTGGCCCTGAGCTCggcgagctcatcaagaagtACGACCTCAGGAACCCCGCTACCGGCCTCCAGCCTTCGGAGCCCGTCTCCTTCAACCTCATGTTCCAGACCACGATCGGTCCCAGCAGCAACTACCCCGGCTATCTTCGCCCTGAGACTGCCCAGGGCCAGTTCCTCAActttgccaagctcctcgagtTCAACCAGTCCCAGATGCCTTTCGCGTCCGCCTCTATCGGCAAGTCTTACCGAAACGAGATCTCTCCTCGTGCCGGTCTCCTGCGAGTCCGTGAGTTTCTCATGGCTGAGATCGAGCACTTTGTCGATCCCGAGGGTGGTAAGAAGCATAGCCGCTTCCACGAAGTCGAGGACATTGagcttgtcctcctcgaccgCCACACTCAGCTGTCTGGCAAGACTGAGACCAAGACCGTCAAGGTTGGCcaggctgtcaaggaggGTCTGGTTGATAACGAGACTCTGGGCTACTTCCTCGCCCGCATTCACCTTTTCATGCAGAAGATCGGTGTCGATCTGAGCAAGATGCGTTTCCGTCAGCACATGGCCAACGAGATGGCCCACTACGCCTGCGATTGCTGGGACTGTGAGCTTTTCACCACCTCTGGCTGGATTGAGTGTGTTGGCTGCGCCGACCGAAGTGCTTACGACTTGAGCGTCCACGCCAAGAAGACTGGTGCCCCCTTGGTGGTGCGCGAGCGACGCGAGGAGCCCCTCGTCATCGAGGAGTGGCAGATCGAtattgagaagaagaagtttggCCCTCTCTTCAAGAAGGATGCCAAAACTGTCGAGGCGGCTCTTGACGCCACCTCCCAGGAGCAGCGCGAGCAGCTTGCCAAGGAACTCAGCGAGACTGGCAGCATCTCTATCGAGGTGGCCGGTGTCGGCAACGGCAAGGTCCAGATTGGCAAGGAGTCGATCGCCATCGAGTTCCGCAAGAGGGTCGAGAACACCCGCGAGTTCGTCCCCAACGTCATTGAGCCCTCATTCGGTATTGGTCGTATCCTCTACTCCCTGATGGAGCACAGCTTCTGGACCCGCGCCAGCGAGGGCGGTGACGAAGCCCGTGGT GTCTTGTCCTTCCCTCCCACCGTGGCCCCTACCAAGGTGCTTCTGgttcctctctcctccaacCCCCAGTTCAAGCCGCTCCTCAAGCAGCTTTCTCAGCGTCTGCGCACCGCTGGTATCTCGAGTCGTGTCGACGACTCGTCTGCCAGTATTGGCAAGCGCTACAGCCGAAACGACGAGCTCGGCACTCCTCTGGGCATCACCATCGACTTCCAAACCGTGCAGGACGGCACCGTCACTCTCCGAGATCGTGACAGCACCAGCCAGGTCAGAGCTGACCAGGAGAAGATTATCGACGCCATCAGGTCGCTCGTTGAGGGCGAAAAGAGCTGGTCTCAGATTGAGTCCGAGCTCCCCAAGTTTGAGGGTcaggaggtggaggttgCTGCTCGATAA
- a CDS encoding Aurora kinase has product MAARTLEATFERMTVNDENDSIGESSKSYSKTKAVVSATSSQTSHGSSRPNLFKVALQSHSGNANAAVVLPSQAAQRKANAPSSPPRKALPSSSRTSEEAEEERDSLASLPEQASIPKQLHLGMFEIGRPLGKGKFGRVYLARERASGFICALKVLHKNELVQHRVEKQVRREIEIQSNLRHPNILQMYNHFHDSKRVILILEFAGKGELYKHLRRENRFPEWKAAQYIAQVASALRYLHRKHVIHRDIKPENILLGIHGEIKMSDFGWSVHAPNNRRKTMCGTLDYLPPEMIKPGTTDNYYNEKVDLWSLGVLAYEFLVGEAPFEDSPIMTQRRIARADMAVPKWVSPEATDLIKKLLVLDPEKRIPLDDIQMHPWIIKHCVKGERVSNREKAQ; this is encoded by the exons ATGGCTGCCCGTACCCTTGAGGCGACATTTGAGCGCATGACAGTGAATGATGAGAATGACTCCATCGGTGAAAGCTCCAAGTCGTATTCCAAGACCAAG GCCGTGGTCTCAGCGACTTCATCACAAACCTCCCATGGCAGCAGTCGACCCAACCTCTTCAAGGTTGCCCTCCAGTCTCACAGCGGCAATGCCAACGCAGCCGTAGTACTACCCTCCCAGGCCGCCCAACGAAAGGCCAACGCTCCCTCATCACCTCCCCGGAAAGCCCTTCCTTCTTCGTCGCGGACATCAGAAGAGGCCGAAGAAGAACGAGACTCGCTTGCTTCCCTCCCTGAGCAAGCCTCCATCCCCAAACAACTCCACCTGGGCATGTTTGAGATCGGTCGCCCcctcggcaagggcaagttTGGACGAGTGTATCTAGCGAGGGAGAGGGCCTCGGGTTTCATATGCGCCCTCAAGGTCCTTCACAAGAACGAGCTGGTGCAGCATAGAGTCGAGAAGCAAGTCCGACGAGAGATCGAGATCCAGAGCAACCTGCGACACCCAAACATCCTTCAGATGTACAACCATTTCCATGACAGTAAACgagtcatcctcatcctcgagttTGCTGGCAAGGGCGAGCTGTACAAGCACCTTCGACGAGAGAACCGATTCCCGGAGTGGAAGGCGGCCCAGTACATTGCTCAGGTCGCTTCGGCTCTACGCTACCTCCACCGCAAGCATGTCATCCACCGGGACATCAAGCCCGAGAATATCTTGCTCGGCATCCATGGAGAAATCAAGATGTCGGATTTTGGCTGGAGTGTTCATGCTCCCAACAACCGGAGGAAGACCATGTGTGGAACTCTCGACTACCTCCCCCCGGAGATGATCAAGCCCGGCACAACCGACAACTACTACAATGAGAAGGTTGACCTGTGGAGCTTGGGTGTTTTGGCGTATGAGTTCCTCGTCGGCGAAGCGCCTTTCGAGGATTCGCCCATAATGACCCAGCGGAGGATCGCAAGGGCCGACATGGCGGTTCCTAAATGGGTGAGCCCAGAGGCTACGgatctcatcaagaag TTGCTTGTGTTGGATCCCGAGAAGCGAATCCCTCTGGACGACATCCAGATGCACCCCTGGATCATCAAGCACTGTGTCAAGGGGGAGCGTGTCTCCAACCGCGAAAAGGCACAGTAA